In Desulfobaccales bacterium, the following are encoded in one genomic region:
- a CDS encoding ABC transporter permease: MMSRVLGYFLVVLFILGLNFTLPRLLPGDPLTALVGEQELILTPEYRQELWQRHRLDQPLPRQFWGYVLDLLRGDLGYSCYYQAPVLQVILPPLFWTLFLCGLSFLLSTVLGVLLGVELARQRQRTWTRAVLGVSLVLESLPGFLVGMGLLLVFSLKLGLLPFFGALDFRAQTAGTPLGAGVLRHLALPLLTLVLGELPGVALLTRAAMLKVLNAPCVLSARARGLGETRIKYRYQARLALMPLITRLGLRFGILLAGAVPVEVVFAYPGVGQLLFQALLKRDYPLIQGLLLLSLLAVLAGNALADWGYRLADPRLREQG, translated from the coding sequence ATGATGAGCCGCGTCCTGGGTTATTTTCTGGTGGTGCTCTTTATCCTCGGGCTCAATTTTACCCTCCCCCGCCTCCTGCCGGGCGACCCCCTCACCGCCTTGGTGGGGGAACAGGAGCTTATCCTGACCCCGGAATACCGCCAGGAATTGTGGCAGCGCCATCGGCTGGACCAGCCCCTGCCTCGCCAGTTTTGGGGATATGTGCTGGATTTGCTGCGGGGCGATTTGGGGTATTCCTGCTACTATCAGGCACCGGTCCTGCAGGTGATTCTCCCGCCGCTTTTCTGGACCCTGTTCCTATGCGGGCTGAGTTTCCTTCTCAGCACCGTCCTGGGGGTCCTTTTGGGGGTGGAATTGGCCCGCCAGCGGCAGCGAACCTGGACCAGGGCGGTTCTGGGAGTCTCCCTGGTGCTGGAATCCCTGCCGGGGTTTCTGGTGGGGATGGGCCTGCTGCTGGTGTTCAGCCTCAAACTCGGCCTGTTGCCCTTTTTCGGGGCCCTGGATTTCAGGGCCCAAACCGCCGGGACTCCCTTAGGGGCAGGAGTGCTGCGGCATCTGGCCCTGCCGCTATTGACCCTGGTGCTGGGGGAGCTTCCCGGGGTGGCCCTCCTTACCCGGGCCGCCATGCTCAAAGTCCTGAACGCCCCCTGCGTGCTGAGCGCCCGGGCCCGGGGCCTGGGGGAAACCCGGATTAAGTACCGCTACCAGGCCCGCCTGGCCCTCATGCCCCTCATCACCCGCCTGGGGCTGCGCTTCGGGATCCTTCTGGCCGGGGCGGTGCCGGTGGAGGTGGTCTTCGCCTACCCTGGGGTGGGGCAACTGCTGTTTCAGGCCCTTTTGAAGCGGGACTATCCTCTGATCCAGGGGCTCCTGCTCTTGAGCCTGCTGGCGGTTCTGGCCGGCAACGCCCTGGCCGACTGGGGCTACCGGCTGGCCGACCCCCGCCTCCGGGAGCAGGGGTAG